CCTTGGCGCCCTGCTGGCGCTTCTCCAGCGCCTCCTTCGTCACCGCCCCGGCCATGCGCAGCCGCCGCCGCACGTCGCCGTCGAAGCGCTCCATCAACACCGAGCGCGCTTCCGTCATCCGCGCGCTGATGCGCCCCTCCATGTCCGAGCGCAGCTTGTCGAAGGCCTTGTTGATGTCGTCCGGGTGGCGGCAGGACTGGTAGATGTCCAGGATGCGCCGCTCGAAGTCGACGCCGCTCTCCAGCGCGCCGAGGATCTCGTCCGACGCGCCGAACACGCCGTCGAAGAGGTTCAGCTTCTTCTCCAGCAGCTCGTACAGCCGCGCGTCCGCGGCGTTCTGCCGGTTGAGGAAGTTGATGACGAGCACGTCCCGCTGCTGGCCGTAGCGGTGGCAGCGGCCGATGCGCTGCTCCACGCGCTGCGGGTTCCAGGGCAGATCGTAGTTCACCACCAGGTTGCAGAACTGGAGGTTGAGTCCCTCGGCGCCCGCCTCGGTGCAGATGAGGATCTGCGTCTTGTCGCGGAACTCCGTCACCAGCGCGCGGCGCTCCTCGGGGCCACCCGCGGCGTCACCGGAGAGCAGGGAGATCTTCCCCGCGTAGCCGTTGGCCGACAGCAGGTTGAAGAGGTACTGCTGCGTGCGCTTGGACTCGGTGAAGATGAGCGCCTTCTCCGGCCAGCCCTGGCCCTTCATCACCTTGAAGGTGCGGTCCAGGGCGCGCTTGAGGGCCTCGCCCTTGGCGTTCACCTTGATGGAGTCGGCCAGGTCCGCGTACTGCTTCAGCTCCCACTGCTCGTTCTCGAGCGTGCGCAGGCTGACGGGCTTGGCGGGGTCGTCCGACCACTCCTCGCCCTCTTCCACGTACTGCTTGGCCTCTTCCGGCTCGAAGAGCGCCAGGGCCTTCTGGCCCAGCCTGGCCGCCTCCAGGCGCTTGGAGAGGTTGTCCGACAGCCGCCGCAGGGTGGGGGCGATGGCGTACGTGGAGGAGGCCAGCAGCTTGCGGTAGCAGAGCGTGAGCAGCGTCTTCTTGCCCGGCTCGATGGCCGCGACCTCGGAGCGCTGCAGGTACTCGCTCACCTTCTCGTAGAGGTCCTGCTCCTCGGGCGAGGGCGCGAAGTCCTCCACGATGGAGCGGCGGTTGGTGTAGCGCACGTACTCGCGCACCTGGCGGCGCAGCGTGCGCTGGACCACCGGGGCCAGCCGCTCCTTGAGCTCGTTGACGGCGTCCGTCTGCAGTCCGCCCGTCTCGGCCTCCAGCCGGTAGCGGCTGCGGAAGGCGTGCTCGGGGCCGAGGATCTGCTCGTCCAGCAGCGTCACCAGCCCGAACAGCTCCATCAAGTCATTCTGCAGCGGCGTGGCGGTGAGCAGCAGCTTGGGGCGGCCGCTGAGGGCGGAGCGGAGCGCCTGGCCCGTCTTGTGGCCCGCGCGGTAGGCGTTCCGCAGGCGGTGGGCCTCGTCGATGATGACGACGTCCCAGGGGATTTCCGCCACCAGCTGCGCCTTGTTGGCGGCGAACGGGTGCGAGCAGATGACGGGGAAGGGCTGATCGAAGCAGTTGCCCGTGGCGCGCACGGTGCGGCCATCCACCATCACCGACTCGAGGTCGAACTTCTCGCGCAGCTCGCTGTTCCACTGCGCCCGCAGCACGGCCGGGGCGAGGATCAGGATGCGCGTCTTCCCCTCGGCCATGAGCTGGGCGATGACCATGCCCGCTTCGATGGTTTTCCCGAGCCCCACCTCGTCCGCGAGCATGCAGCCGCCGCGCGACAGCGAGTCCATCGCGAAACACGCGGCCTCGAGCTGGTGGGGGTTGAGATCCACCTTGGCCTCGGCGAGCGCTCCCGCGAGCCGCTCGCGCGAGTCCGAGCTCTTGATGGTGAGCTCCTCGGCGAGCAGCCGCTCGTGGAAGGGCGTCAACGGCTGTGACTGCTGCTCAGCGTTCGCGCGGACCTCCGTCCCCGACACCGCCGCCGCCGCATCCACCGCCACCCGCAGCTCCCTGAACTCCCTCGCGACCTCCGGCAAGACCCTATCTCCGTACCGTACGAAACGTGCTCGCACAGGCGTGTAGCACGAAAGAGGGGCCATTTTGGGAAGTGCGATCGCCGTGTAAAGGGGGTCTTGTCCGGAGCCGAAAATTCGGCCTCGGAGCGATTGGCACGCTTTTTCTTCAGGAAAGGCCCTAGAGCAGGCCGCGCGACTTCACGTGCAGATAGGTGTTGACGGCGGCGGCGCCGAAGCCCTTCGCGGGGGCCCGCACCACGAGTGCACCGGAGTCTCGAAGGGTGAGAGCGGTGCGCAGATAGTCCTCCTCGAGGCGGGCGGCGGCCTGGCGCGCGTAGGCGTCCTGCTCGGAGGCGGGGATGGCGGTGGCGGCGGCCTGGAGGTCGGGGTCCAGGAGCGAGGCCACCACGGGCAGGTGGCGGGGGCGCAGGGCGAGGGTGCGGGCCAGCAGGGTGCCCGAGGCGTCCGGGTCCACCAGGTCCGTGAAGAGCACCACCAGCGAGCGGCGCGAGGAGCGGGCGAAGGCGAAGTCGTAGGCGCGGCCGTAGTCGCTCTCCTCGAGGGCGGCCTCGGCGCGGTAGAGGGCCTCGGTGAGCAGGCGCAGGTGCTCGTGGCCCTTGCGTGGCGGGAGGTAGGCGCGCACGTCGCTGGCGAAGGCGAGCACGCCCACCATGTCCCCCGCGTCCAGGCTCACCTTGGCCAGGCGCAGGGCCGCGTCCACGGCGTGGTCCAGCTTGCGGCGGCCGTCCACCCGGCCGGCCATGTGGCGCCCGCAGTCGAGCAGCAGCAACACCGGCTGGTTCCGCTCGGGCTGGTACACGCGCACCATGGTGCGGGCCCGGCGTGCCGAGGCCTTCCAGTCCACGGTGCGGTAGTCGTCGCCGGTGCGGTACTCGCGGAGGGACTCGAATTCACGGCCCTCGGCGGAGCGGCGCAAGGTGCGCTCGGCGGGGGCATCCGAGGCCATGGCGAGCGCCAGCGCCTCGCGCGTCAGGGCGGTGAGGTCCGGGTACACCTTCACCGTCTGGGCCGCCGGTATCCGCACCTGGCGCGCGCACAGGCCCAGCGGCCCGAGCAGGCGCAGGTGCACGTCCCCGAGGCGCAGATCTCCGCGGGCGGGCGGAGTGAGGGCGTAGGAGACGGTGGCGTGGGGCGAGTCCGGGGAGAGGGAGAAGGGCTGCTGGTGGCCGCGCACCTCCATGCCCGGAGGCACTTCGTCACGCACCTGCCCACGCACGGGCCGGGGGCCGCGCGAGCTCAGCTCCAGGCGCACCGGGTTGGCGGTACCCGAGGAGAGGACAGGCTCCACGGAGCGCCGCACCTCCACGTCCGAGGCACGAGGGGCGGAGAGGAAGTCGAAGGCGCACAGCAGCAGCACGGCCGCGTCCAGGGCGAGGGCGAGCCACAGGAAGACGGAGCCGGCGACGGCCAGGGCGGCGGGCACGAGGGCCGCGGCGACGAGGGCCACGGCGAGCCCCGTGGGGACGGGCCGGCCGGGGCTCACCGGGGAACCTGGACGCGCTCCAACGTCTGGCGGAGCACGTCGTCCGCGGTGAGGCCCTCCACCTCCGCCTCGGCCTTGAGCAGCAGGCGGTGGTTGAGGACGCTGGGGCAGACGGCCTTCACGTCGTCGGGGGTGACGAAGTCGCCGCCGTTGAGGGCCGCGCGGGCCTTGGCCGCCGCCAGCAGCGCCTGGGCCGAGCGCGGGGAGGCACCCAGCCGCACGCGGGGGTTGGCGCGCGTCTCGCGGATGAGGCGCACGGCGTAGGCGAGCACGGACTCGTCGCAGGCGACGCTCGAGGCCCGCGTCTGCAACTCCAGGAGGGTGGAGGCCTCCAGCACCCGCTCCACCTGGGCGGCCTTGCCTCCGCGCTGGTGGAAGCCGCGCACCATGTCCAGCTCGGCCTCGGGCGGCGGGTAGCCCACGCGCACCCGCATGAGGAAACGGTCCAGCTGGGCCTCGGGCAGCGGGTAGGTGCCCTCCAGCTCCAGCGGGTTCTGCGTGGCCACCACGAAGAAGTGGGGCGGCAGCGCGTGCGTGGTGCCGTCGATGGTGACCTGCCGCTCCTCCATGGCCTCCAGCAGCGCGGCCTGCGTCTTGGGCGGGGTGCGGTTGATCTCGTCGGCGACGAGCACCTCGGTGAAGACGGGGCCCTTCACCAGCTGGAAGGCGTTGTCCTGGGGCCGGAAGACGTTGGTGCCGAGGATGTCGCTCGGCATCAGGTCCGGGGTGAACTGGACGCGGGTGAAGTCGAGCCCCAGGGCGGAGGCCATGCTGCGCGCGGTGAGCGTCTTGGCCACGCCGGGGACGCCCTCCAACAGCACGTGCCCGCGCGCGAGGAACGCGGTGACGAGGTCCGCCACCACCTGCGGCTGGCCGAGCACCGTGCTCTCCAGGGCCTGGAGGAGGCGGCGCAGGGCCGTGCCTCCGGAAGCCGGGACGGAGGGCGACGGCGTCATGAGGTGGGCTTCTCCTTCAGTCCCATCAGCGAGCCCGCCAGGCTCGTCAGCGCGCCGAGCAGGCCGAGGAACACGCCGAAGCTGGGGGTGGAGTTCATGATGGTGGCGTTGCCCATGGGGGAGGGCACCTCGGTGGCGTCGTACGAGAGCTTCATGAAGACGATGCACCAGAGGATGCAGAAGACGGACAGGCCGAGCTGGGCCACCCAGGGGATGAGCACGTTGAGGTGGGGCATGAGCCGGCGCACGCGCACGGTGATGGCACCGACGATGCCGATGGCCGCGAGGACAGCGAGGAGTCCCAGGCTCATCAGGCCGAGGATCTCTCCATCGGCGGCCGTCTCCTTCCAGGGGAGGAAGGCGGAGATGAGGATGGTGACTCCGCCCCCGAAGGCGATCTTGTCGGAGCGGCCGAGCACGCTCATGAGGTCGCGGAAGTCCTCGATGACCTGCTCGGGGGCGACGATCTGCCCGGTGCCGGAGTGGGTGCCGTAGGGGTCGCGGGTGGGGACGTAGTTGATGTCGGCGGGGTCGAGCTCGGTCTGCTGAGGGGGCGGGCGCTTGGGAGCGGGAGCCGGGGCCGGACGGGAGGGAGCGCTGCCCGTGCGCGCGGCGGGACGGGAGCCGGTGGGGGGGCGAGCGCCGGTGGCGCGCTGGGGCGCGTTGCGGAGGATGTCCTCCATGGGCCGGATGTTGGTGGCGTCCTCGTCGGCGACCACGGGGGCGGGAGCGGAGGGACGGGTGCCCGGGGAGGTGGGGACGCGGGGGCGCGAGCCGGTGCTGGCGCGGGCCGCGGGACGGGCGCCGGTGGCGGGGCGAGCGCCCGGGGCGGGGCGGGACGCGGTCTGCCTGCGAGGCGGGGGCGGAGCGGCCTCCGCGTCATCGCCCGTGTCCGGGGGGCATCGGTCGAGATGAACGAGGAGTCGATGATGTAGTCGCACGAGGGGCAGATGGAGGTGCCATCCGCGACCTTGGTGCCACAGCCAGGGCAGTTCAGGACCGGCGCTCCTTGAGTCTGGGAAGCGCCGATCATCTTCCGGTGCTAGATGGCCCAAGTCAAACAGCTTACGGGCTAACCCCTGGATTTTCGCGGGGAATTGGCCTAGGCGGGCGGCATGGAAGCTCTGCGCGCCGCTGTGCCCGCCTGCCTGCTGTGGGGGCTCGTCCTGTCGGGTTGTGTCCGCTCCGTGCCGTCCGCGGCGGAGGCGGGAGGAGGGGAGGACATCGCCCTCTGGGAGGATCGCCGCTCGCTGGCGGGGGGACGGCTGGTGGAACTGGCGGCGAAGGGCTCCGTGCCGGTGCGAGTCCGGGCCTTGCGAGCGCTCGCGCGCATCCAGGAGCCGTCCACGCTGGAGGCCGTGCTGGCCGGGCTGGGCGCCGCCGAGGTGCCCGTGCGGGACGAGGCGGCCTTCGCCGCGGGGGTGTTGGCGCTCTCGTGGGAGCCGCTCACGGACGCGGAGAAGGCGCGGATGACGGAGGCGCTGCTCGCCGCCGAGGGCTCGGAGAAGGACGAGGGCGTGCGGCGCACGCTGCTCGAGTCCCTGGGGAAGCTGGCCACGCCAGGCGCGCTGAAGCGCCTCACGGAGCGGCTCTCGGAGGGGAATCCGGAGGTCGCGGGCCGGGCGGCGGTGGCGCTCGGGGTGGCGGCACGCCGGGGCGCGTCGTTGGCGGAGGTTCCCCTGGAGCGGGCGGCGGTGCTGCTCCAGCCCGGTCAGCCCGAGGCGTCCCGTTTCGGCGGGGCCTACCTGCTGGCGAGCGCGAAACGTCCCGATGGGCTGGGCATGCTGCGGCGTTGTCTCGGGGACGAGGCTCCGGACGTGCGGGCGCTGTGCGCGAAGGGAATCGGGGATGTGGGAGGCCCGGAGGACGCGGCCGTGGTGGGCCGGCTGCTGGGGGACGAGGTGCCACGCGTGGCGGCCGAGGCGTCGCGGGCGCTCGCGAAGCTGGCCACGCGTTGCAGCGGCGACTGCGCTCCGCTGGACGAGCTCCAGGCCCTGGCGTCCCAGGTCGGGCGCGTGGCGAAGGGAGACCCGGCCGCGGGCCACGCACTGCTCGCACTGGCGCAACTGGGCCTGCCCGAGGCGGGGCGTCCGGTGCTGATGTCGCTGCGGCGCGCACTCCAGGAGGCGACACCGGGCGCGGCCTCGGAGGTGGCCGCGGGGGATCTGATGAACCTCGACTGCCGTCTGGCGGCGGCGCTCGATCGGCAGACGGGAGCACTCGATGAGGCGCTGCGCTGTGGAGGGGGCTGGGTTCGGGCGGTGCGGCGGCTGTCACTCGGCCTGAGGGAGGTGGCGCAGTCGAAGGGCAGGGGAGGCGCGAGTAGCGCGGTGCAGTACCTGTCGTATCCGGACACGCGGGTGAGGCTGGCGGCGCTCGACGCGGTGGCGTCGCGTCCGGTGCCCGAGGCCGCCGGACCCGTGCGGGCGCTCCTCGAAGGAAAAGACCTGGTGGAGGCCGCGGCGGCGGCGAGCACGGCCGGGAAGCTGAAGGACGCGGAGGCGCTGCCGCTGGTGCGAGCGCTCGCGGAGCGCGTGCCTCAGGAGCCGGACATGGCCGCGCCGGTGGCGGAGGGGCTGGTGGAACTGGCGGGGAAGGACGCGGAGCCGGTGTTGCGGAAGTGGCTGGAGCACCCGCACGCCAACGTGCGCCGCGTGGCGGCCGAGTCCCTCGCGGGCCTCACCGGCCAGCCCGTGCGGGCCGCGCAGGTGGAGTCGCCGGACAACGCGCACCGTCCCGAGCCCGCTCCGGTGGGGAGCACGCTCACGTTCCATACGAACAAGGGGGACTTCACGGTGGCGCTGGACGCGGAGGCGCCGCTGACGTCGGGCAACCTCGTGACGCTCGCGCGCGGGGGCTACTTCCGGGGCATCACCTTCCACCGCGTGGTGCCGGACTTCGTCGCGCAGGCGGGA
The sequence above is drawn from the Archangium gephyra genome and encodes:
- a CDS encoding AAA family ATPase, with translation MTPSPSVPASGGTALRRLLQALESTVLGQPQVVADLVTAFLARGHVLLEGVPGVAKTLTARSMASALGLDFTRVQFTPDLMPSDILGTNVFRPQDNAFQLVKGPVFTEVLVADEINRTPPKTQAALLEAMEERQVTIDGTTHALPPHFFVVATQNPLELEGTYPLPEAQLDRFLMRVRVGYPPPEAELDMVRGFHQRGGKAAQVERVLEASTLLELQTRASSVACDESVLAYAVRLIRETRANPRVRLGASPRSAQALLAAAKARAALNGGDFVTPDDVKAVCPSVLNHRLLLKAEAEVEGLTADDVLRQTLERVQVPR
- a CDS encoding DUF58 domain-containing protein; this encodes MSPGRPVPTGLAVALVAAALVPAALAVAGSVFLWLALALDAAVLLLCAFDFLSAPRASDVEVRRSVEPVLSSGTANPVRLELSSRGPRPVRGQVRDEVPPGMEVRGHQQPFSLSPDSPHATVSYALTPPARGDLRLGDVHLRLLGPLGLCARQVRIPAAQTVKVYPDLTALTREALALAMASDAPAERTLRRSAEGREFESLREYRTGDDYRTVDWKASARRARTMVRVYQPERNQPVLLLLDCGRHMAGRVDGRRKLDHAVDAALRLAKVSLDAGDMVGVLAFASDVRAYLPPRKGHEHLRLLTEALYRAEAALEESDYGRAYDFAFARSSRRSLVVLFTDLVDPDASGTLLARTLALRPRHLPVVASLLDPDLQAAATAIPASEQDAYARQAAARLEEDYLRTALTLRDSGALVVRAPAKGFGAAAVNTYLHVKSRGLL
- a CDS encoding SNF2-related protein produces the protein MAPLSCYTPVRARFVRYGDRVLPEVAREFRELRVAVDAAAAVSGTEVRANAEQQSQPLTPFHERLLAEELTIKSSDSRERLAGALAEAKVDLNPHQLEAACFAMDSLSRGGCMLADEVGLGKTIEAGMVIAQLMAEGKTRILILAPAVLRAQWNSELREKFDLESVMVDGRTVRATGNCFDQPFPVICSHPFAANKAQLVAEIPWDVVIIDEAHRLRNAYRAGHKTGQALRSALSGRPKLLLTATPLQNDLMELFGLVTLLDEQILGPEHAFRSRYRLEAETGGLQTDAVNELKERLAPVVQRTLRRQVREYVRYTNRRSIVEDFAPSPEEQDLYEKVSEYLQRSEVAAIEPGKKTLLTLCYRKLLASSTYAIAPTLRRLSDNLSKRLEAARLGQKALALFEPEEAKQYVEEGEEWSDDPAKPVSLRTLENEQWELKQYADLADSIKVNAKGEALKRALDRTFKVMKGQGWPEKALIFTESKRTQQYLFNLLSANGYAGKISLLSGDAAGGPEERRALVTEFRDKTQILICTEAGAEGLNLQFCNLVVNYDLPWNPQRVEQRIGRCHRYGQQRDVLVINFLNRQNAADARLYELLEKKLNLFDGVFGASDEILGALESGVDFERRILDIYQSCRHPDDINKAFDKLRSDMEGRISARMTEARSVLMERFDGDVRRRLRMAGAVTKEALEKRQQGAKALTGSVLGNSSASGRLQVAKAAYAVRDRTHDAINYLQLSAAELPARLARLAGSEGWWFVYKFETTGLKAEEKMVHLVLVLDRDGKSFRALPLADGEHFVKLAAKEERRRQPPSVSVSLMQEQALMAAKEEILRAAERRNALEMDLARERADRYAEDCLLESREQVEKAREAWQEARKVVCSQEDPAERVKARGHAERLEREYRKKLASLRNEEEKRYAAKDRQVADLANKSKVAEKRSLIASAYFWLS
- a CDS encoding peptidylprolyl isomerase, coding for MEALRAAVPACLLWGLVLSGCVRSVPSAAEAGGGEDIALWEDRRSLAGGRLVELAAKGSVPVRVRALRALARIQEPSTLEAVLAGLGAAEVPVRDEAAFAAGVLALSWEPLTDAEKARMTEALLAAEGSEKDEGVRRTLLESLGKLATPGALKRLTERLSEGNPEVAGRAAVALGVAARRGASLAEVPLERAAVLLQPGQPEASRFGGAYLLASAKRPDGLGMLRRCLGDEAPDVRALCAKGIGDVGGPEDAAVVGRLLGDEVPRVAAEASRALAKLATRCSGDCAPLDELQALASQVGRVAKGDPAAGHALLALAQLGLPEAGRPVLMSLRRALQEATPGAASEVAAGDLMNLDCRLAAALDRQTGALDEALRCGGGWVRAVRRLSLGLREVAQSKGRGGASSAVQYLSYPDTRVRLAALDAVASRPVPEAAGPVRALLEGKDLVEAAAAASTAGKLKDAEALPLVRALAERVPQEPDMAAPVAEGLVELAGKDAEPVLRKWLEHPHANVRRVAAESLAGLTGQPVRAAQVESPDNAHRPEPAPVGSTLTFHTNKGDFTVALDAEAPLTSGNLVTLARGGYFRGITFHRVVPDFVAQAGDPRGDGEGGPGYSIRCELTRRPYRRAVLGMALSGKDTGGSQFFFTHSPQPHLDGRYTAFGEVTRGMEVVDRLLEGDTIQEVEVSP